In one Halofilum ochraceum genomic region, the following are encoded:
- a CDS encoding 2-oxoglutarate dehydrogenase E1 component, producing MTEQSPMQALWSTSLLDGGNGPYLEALYEAWLRDPASVPDEWRRYFDGLPQVDGVTQPDMPPSEVRAQFYRFESGKGPARTGSADARQADHERKQIRVLQLINAYRFRGHRHAKVDPLDRWEAPEIDELRLDAHDLSEADLDTVFHTGSLHGLGDATLREILDALQKTYCGSIGAEYMHIADTAEKRWLQNRMETPQAEPNLSAERRRWLLERLTAAEGIERYMHSKYVGQKRFSLEGGESLIPMLNELVERAGDQGAKEVVLGMAHRGRLNVLVNIFGKKPADLFQEFEGHEDDTLAAGDVKYHQGFSSDYMTNQGPVHLALGFNPSHLEIVNPVIEGSARSRQDRHDDRGGKVVLPILVHGDAAMAGQGVMQETLNLSQSRGYSTRGTVHVVINNQIGFTTSNKLDTRSSLYCTDVAKMINAPIFHVNGDDPEAVLLVTQIALDYRNQFHKDVVIDMVCYRRHGHNEADEPSATQPMMYRKIKALPTTRELYAKRLSEAGEVDGEQPDQMVQEYRDHMDAGDTVTPKIITDEDFVNELTVDWSPFIGNQWNDPCDTTVAAERLRELWSRQEELPEGFELHKRVAKIQADRGKMAAGALPIDWGFAEIMAYASLVTEGYGVRLSGQDSGRGTFFHRHAVLHNQADGSSYVPLRKLGDDQANFLIIDSLLSEEAVLAFEYGYSTADPRTMVIWEAQFGDFVNGAQVVIDQFISSGEAKWGRLCGLTLFLPHGQEGQGPEHSSARLERFLQLCAEQQPGDYNMQVCVPTTPAQAFHMIRRQMLRPYRKPLVVMTPKSLLRHKLATSSIDDLADGHFHTVISDTAELDPKKVRRVVICTGKVYYDLYTRRQEEEIDDIAIVRVEQLYPFPYTELGEVIAGFPNASEYVWCQEEPRNQGAWYHLKHRLERVLGEDNDLRYAGRAASPSPAVGYHSRHAKQQHALVVDALDIKE from the coding sequence ATGACCGAACAGTCCCCGATGCAGGCCCTGTGGAGCACATCGCTGCTCGACGGCGGCAACGGCCCGTACCTTGAGGCCCTCTACGAAGCCTGGCTCCGCGATCCCGCGTCCGTACCCGATGAATGGCGGCGGTACTTCGACGGTCTGCCGCAGGTCGACGGCGTCACGCAGCCGGACATGCCGCCCTCGGAGGTTCGGGCGCAGTTCTACCGCTTCGAATCCGGCAAGGGCCCGGCGCGCACCGGCTCGGCGGACGCACGCCAGGCCGACCACGAACGCAAACAGATCCGCGTCCTGCAGCTCATCAATGCGTACCGCTTCCGCGGCCACCGGCACGCGAAGGTTGACCCGCTCGACCGCTGGGAAGCCCCGGAGATCGATGAACTGCGACTGGACGCGCACGATCTGTCCGAGGCCGACCTCGACACGGTGTTCCATACCGGTTCGCTGCACGGCCTTGGCGACGCGACCCTGCGCGAGATCCTCGACGCGCTGCAGAAGACCTACTGCGGGTCGATCGGCGCCGAATACATGCACATCGCGGACACGGCCGAGAAGCGCTGGCTGCAGAACCGCATGGAAACCCCGCAGGCCGAACCGAACCTGTCGGCCGAGCGCCGGCGCTGGCTACTGGAGCGCCTGACCGCCGCCGAGGGTATCGAGCGCTACATGCACTCGAAGTACGTCGGCCAGAAGCGCTTCTCGCTCGAGGGCGGGGAGTCGCTGATTCCGATGTTGAACGAGCTGGTCGAGCGCGCCGGTGACCAGGGCGCGAAAGAGGTCGTCCTCGGCATGGCCCATCGAGGTCGCCTGAACGTGCTCGTGAACATCTTCGGCAAGAAACCGGCCGACCTGTTCCAGGAATTCGAGGGCCACGAGGACGACACGCTCGCCGCCGGCGACGTGAAGTACCACCAGGGCTTCTCGTCCGACTACATGACCAACCAGGGGCCGGTGCATCTGGCGCTCGGGTTCAATCCGTCGCACCTGGAGATCGTGAATCCGGTCATCGAAGGGTCCGCCCGTTCGCGCCAGGACCGTCACGACGACCGCGGCGGCAAGGTCGTGCTCCCGATCCTCGTGCACGGCGACGCGGCCATGGCCGGTCAGGGCGTGATGCAGGAGACCCTGAATCTCTCCCAGTCGCGCGGCTATTCCACCCGCGGTACCGTGCACGTCGTGATCAATAACCAGATCGGATTCACGACCTCGAACAAGCTGGACACGCGCTCGTCGCTATACTGCACCGACGTCGCGAAGATGATCAACGCCCCCATCTTCCACGTGAACGGCGACGATCCGGAGGCGGTCCTGCTGGTCACCCAGATCGCGCTCGACTACCGCAACCAGTTCCACAAGGACGTCGTCATCGACATGGTCTGCTACCGGCGCCACGGCCACAACGAGGCCGATGAGCCGTCCGCGACGCAGCCGATGATGTATCGCAAGATCAAGGCGCTGCCGACGACCCGCGAACTCTACGCAAAGCGCCTGAGCGAGGCCGGAGAGGTCGACGGCGAGCAGCCCGACCAAATGGTCCAGGAGTATCGGGACCACATGGACGCGGGCGATACCGTGACACCGAAGATCATCACCGATGAGGACTTCGTCAACGAACTGACCGTCGACTGGAGCCCGTTCATCGGCAACCAGTGGAACGACCCCTGCGACACGACCGTGGCCGCCGAGCGCCTGCGGGAACTGTGGAGCCGGCAGGAAGAACTCCCGGAAGGCTTCGAACTGCACAAACGCGTCGCCAAGATCCAGGCGGACCGGGGCAAGATGGCGGCCGGTGCACTGCCGATCGACTGGGGTTTCGCGGAGATCATGGCCTACGCCAGCCTCGTCACCGAGGGGTATGGCGTGCGCCTGTCGGGCCAGGATTCCGGGCGCGGCACGTTCTTCCATCGACACGCCGTGCTGCATAATCAGGCCGACGGGAGCAGTTATGTGCCGTTGCGCAAGCTGGGCGATGACCAGGCCAACTTCCTGATCATCGATTCACTGCTGTCCGAGGAAGCGGTGCTCGCGTTCGAGTACGGCTACTCCACCGCCGATCCGCGCACGATGGTGATCTGGGAGGCCCAGTTCGGCGACTTCGTCAACGGCGCCCAGGTGGTCATCGACCAGTTCATCAGTTCCGGCGAGGCCAAATGGGGCCGCCTCTGCGGGCTGACCCTGTTCCTCCCGCACGGTCAGGAGGGTCAGGGGCCGGAGCACTCCTCGGCCCGCCTCGAACGCTTCCTGCAGCTCTGCGCCGAACAGCAGCCGGGCGACTACAACATGCAGGTCTGCGTGCCGACGACGCCCGCCCAAGCCTTTCATATGATCCGCCGCCAGATGCTGCGCCCGTATCGCAAGCCGCTGGTGGTGATGACGCCCAAGAGCCTGCTGCGGCACAAGCTCGCGACTTCCTCGATCGACGACCTCGCCGACGGGCATTTCCATACCGTGATCAGCGACACCGCCGAGCTGGACCCGAAGAAGGTTCGCCGTGTCGTGATCTGCACCGGCAAGGTGTATTACGACCTCTACACGCGCCGGCAGGAAGAGGAGATCGACGACATCGCTATCGTGCGGGTCGAACAGCTCTATCCGTTTCCGTACACGGAACTCGGCGAGGTGATCGCAGGCTTCCCGAATGCATCGGAGTACGTCTGGTGCCAGGAGGAACCGCGCAACCAGGGGGCGTGGTACCACCTCAAGCATCGACTCGAACGTGTACTCGGCGAGGACAACGACCTGCGCTACGCTGGCCGTGCCGCGTCACCGTCGCCGGCCGTCGGCTACCACAGCCGGCACGCAAAACAGCAACACGCGCTGGTCGTCGACGCCCTGGACATCAAGGAGTGA
- a CDS encoding isocitrate/isopropylmalate family dehydrogenase, translated as MTTTITELHGDGIGPELATAVHRIADALPIDLDFEGVDWSLERRERDGDAAIDEAEGSMRRNKLALKYPTVTRSSSPNALIRRRVGFSVIYRPAISIKGISSNFKENVNLHIVRIATGGTYDDPGRLIGHNAAVSLRMVEREPCAQAAKFAFDLARKKGLSMTSSSKHTIQRVTDGLFESVVADVRRAGYTDVPHHVELFDAMLAKIILKPQDFEVVLVLNEYGDFLSDMASGLVGSLGTGASGNFSFDADHNVDIAMFDPAGGTAPDIAGQDKCNPSAIFLSFGMLLDHIDRYDLGHALRLAVLGAIEAGETTADLGGRLGTSGFTDAVLQRMEKELANPSPAG; from the coding sequence ATGACGACCACGATCACCGAACTCCACGGCGACGGCATCGGTCCAGAGCTCGCCACGGCCGTCCACCGTATCGCCGATGCGCTCCCCATCGACCTCGATTTCGAGGGCGTGGACTGGTCGCTGGAACGGCGCGAGCGCGACGGCGACGCGGCCATCGACGAGGCCGAAGGATCGATGCGCCGCAACAAACTGGCGCTGAAGTACCCGACCGTCACGCGGTCCAGCAGCCCGAACGCGCTGATCCGCCGCCGGGTCGGGTTCTCGGTGATCTACCGCCCCGCCATCTCGATCAAGGGCATCTCCTCGAATTTCAAGGAGAACGTGAATCTGCATATCGTGCGGATCGCGACCGGTGGGACCTATGACGACCCCGGGCGGCTGATCGGCCATAACGCGGCCGTCTCCCTGCGCATGGTCGAGCGTGAACCCTGTGCGCAGGCGGCGAAGTTCGCATTCGATCTAGCCCGCAAGAAAGGCCTGTCGATGACGTCGTCCTCGAAGCACACGATCCAGCGGGTCACCGACGGCCTGTTCGAATCGGTGGTGGCGGACGTACGCCGCGCGGGGTACACCGACGTGCCGCATCACGTCGAACTGTTCGACGCGATGCTCGCGAAGATCATCCTGAAACCCCAGGATTTCGAGGTCGTGCTGGTGCTCAACGAGTACGGCGACTTCCTCTCCGACATGGCGTCTGGCCTGGTCGGCAGCCTCGGTACGGGGGCCTCCGGCAATTTCTCCTTCGATGCCGACCACAACGTCGATATCGCCATGTTCGATCCGGCGGGCGGCACGGCACCCGACATCGCCGGTCAGGACAAGTGCAATCCGAGCGCGATCTTCCTCTCATTCGGGATGCTGCTCGATCACATCGACCGCTACGACCTGGGGCACGCCCTCCGGCTCGCGGTGCTCGGCGCGATCGAGGCGGGCGAGACCACTGCCGACCTCGGCGGGCGGCTCGGGACGAGCGGCTTCACCGACGCCGTTCTCCAGCGGATGGAAAAGGAACTCGCAAATCCTTCCCCGGCGGGCTGA
- a CDS encoding DUF1244 domain-containing protein, producing the protein MDEQTRTEIEAQAFRTLVAHLRERTDVQNLDLMELAGFCRNCLSKWYRAAAEERGVEMDYETAREIVYGMPYSEWKARYQTERQADNADTRS; encoded by the coding sequence ATGGATGAACAGACCCGAACCGAGATCGAGGCCCAGGCCTTTCGCACGCTGGTCGCGCACCTGCGTGAGCGCACCGATGTGCAGAACCTCGATCTGATGGAGCTCGCCGGCTTCTGCCGCAACTGCCTGTCCAAATGGTATCGCGCGGCGGCCGAGGAACGCGGCGTGGAGATGGACTACGAGACGGCGCGCGAAATCGTCTACGGCATGCCCTACTCCGAGTGGAAGGCGCGTTACCAGACCGAGCGCCAGGCGGACAACGCGGACACACGCTCATGA
- a CDS encoding DUF3301 domain-containing protein — translation MSPWLALAAIAAALGWWWLSMRAREAAVGAARSACRRFSVQLLDETVALRRLRLARGRDGRMHLWRLYRFEFSQTGGERYRGHVALLGGRLMDAHLEAVSEDDPPARNRLQ, via the coding sequence ATGTCTCCATGGTTGGCGCTCGCCGCGATCGCCGCCGCGCTCGGATGGTGGTGGCTGTCAATGCGCGCGCGTGAGGCGGCCGTTGGCGCTGCCCGCAGCGCCTGTCGGCGTTTCTCGGTGCAGTTGCTGGACGAGACCGTTGCCCTGCGTCGGCTGCGCCTGGCCCGTGGCCGCGACGGCCGGATGCATCTGTGGCGGCTGTATCGCTTCGAGTTCAGCCAGACCGGTGGCGAACGCTACCGCGGCCACGTGGCCCTGCTCGGCGGCCGTCTCATGGACGCCCACCTCGAAGCCGTAAGCGAAGACGACCCGCCGGCCCGCAATCGACTCCAGTGA
- a CDS encoding YchJ family protein, with the protein MSDCPCGSGRDFDSCCGPYLAGEAQPPTAEALMRARYTAHTRADIDYIQATHDAATREDIDREATDRWARRSEWLGLEIRAVEAGGEEDNVGAVEFVAHFREREERRRHHELARFKRDEQGNWVYVDGEAPEQETIRHDGPRVGRNDPCPCGSGRKYKKCCGAPA; encoded by the coding sequence ATGTCCGATTGTCCCTGCGGTTCAGGCCGCGATTTCGACAGTTGCTGCGGGCCGTACCTCGCCGGCGAGGCGCAGCCGCCGACCGCCGAGGCCCTGATGCGGGCGCGCTACACGGCCCATACGCGCGCCGATATCGATTACATCCAGGCGACCCACGACGCGGCCACGCGCGAGGACATCGACCGCGAGGCGACCGATCGCTGGGCGAGGCGCTCCGAGTGGCTGGGCCTGGAGATCCGCGCGGTCGAGGCCGGCGGTGAGGAGGACAACGTCGGCGCCGTCGAGTTCGTCGCCCACTTCCGCGAGCGTGAAGAGCGACGGCGGCATCATGAACTCGCGCGCTTCAAGCGTGACGAGCAGGGCAACTGGGTCTACGTCGACGGCGAGGCGCCGGAACAGGAGACCATCCGGCATGACGGCCCGCGCGTGGGACGCAATGATCCCTGCCCCTGCGGGAGTGGTCGCAAGTACAAGAAGTGCTGCGGCGCGCCCGCCTGA
- a CDS encoding universal stress protein has protein sequence MFKSILVPVDGSESSDKAVALGADIASKYDARLHLINVLLYGHVPDSIRNLSDKPGGEQPAMAVGAGYVEASLPHEVLEDIADKLLERAKKTAEEHGASNVSTSWRGGSASNGILEQAKEVEADAIVMGSRGLSDLKGLVVGSVSHKVQHLFEGTVISVK, from the coding sequence ATGTTCAAGTCTATCCTGGTGCCGGTTGACGGCTCCGAAAGCTCCGACAAGGCAGTCGCGCTCGGCGCGGATATCGCGTCGAAATATGATGCCCGGCTGCACCTGATCAACGTGCTGCTCTACGGCCATGTGCCGGACTCGATCCGCAACCTGTCCGACAAGCCGGGCGGCGAGCAACCGGCCATGGCGGTCGGCGCGGGCTACGTGGAGGCGTCCCTGCCGCATGAAGTGCTGGAAGATATCGCCGATAAACTGCTTGAGCGTGCGAAGAAAACCGCTGAAGAGCACGGCGCATCGAATGTCTCCACCAGCTGGCGGGGTGGTTCGGCGTCCAACGGCATCCTGGAGCAGGCGAAAGAGGTCGAGGCCGACGCCATCGTGATGGGATCGCGGGGGCTGAGCGACCTGAAAGGGCTCGTGGTCGGCAGCGTCTCGCACAAGGTCCAGCACCTGTTCGAGGGCACTGTCATCAGCGTCAAATGA
- a CDS encoding class I SAM-dependent methyltransferase, translating to MGSPSEKRRSTDALYPHRAMIVCAAGGRRTEADALAQGLGVPLVGELPDEPGSLALVLTDERLQVQLTGPGAPGPVYAEFVTGATARRGREAARADEGLLRAAGARHGQTPDVIDATGGLGRDAWLLAALGCRVTLVERHPAVAALLADGLKRARDDETAAEIAARIELIEAEAVAVLGERTADTVIVDPMHPPRRKSAAVRKEMQVFRALVGADGDSDRLLPAAIAAARRRVAVKRPRGARPLPGPAPSGSIDGRSTRFDIYAGGAREA from the coding sequence ATGGGCAGTCCATCGGAGAAACGGAGGTCAACGGACGCACTCTACCCGCATCGGGCGATGATCGTCTGCGCCGCGGGCGGCCGGCGGACCGAGGCCGACGCGCTCGCGCAGGGCCTCGGCGTGCCCCTTGTGGGGGAACTACCCGATGAGCCCGGCTCGCTGGCACTGGTCCTGACGGACGAACGCCTGCAGGTGCAACTCACCGGCCCCGGCGCCCCGGGTCCCGTCTATGCGGAGTTCGTCACCGGGGCGACGGCCCGCCGCGGACGCGAGGCGGCCCGGGCGGATGAGGGATTGCTGCGGGCGGCCGGCGCGCGGCACGGCCAGACGCCGGACGTGATCGACGCCACGGGTGGGCTCGGCCGCGACGCATGGCTGCTGGCCGCCCTTGGTTGCCGGGTGACGCTGGTCGAGCGCCATCCCGCGGTCGCCGCCCTGCTGGCGGATGGGCTGAAACGGGCAAGGGACGATGAGACCGCGGCGGAGATCGCCGCCCGCATCGAACTCATCGAGGCCGAAGCGGTCGCCGTACTGGGCGAGCGGACCGCCGATACCGTGATCGTCGATCCGATGCACCCGCCGCGGCGAAAATCCGCGGCGGTGCGCAAGGAAATGCAGGTATTCCGGGCGTTGGTCGGTGCGGACGGCGACAGTGACAGATTGCTGCCCGCCGCCATTGCCGCGGCGCGCCGACGGGTCGCCGTCAAACGCCCGCGCGGCGCCAGACCACTGCCGGGGCCCGCGCCGAGCGGCTCGATCGATGGCCGCTCGACGCGTTTTGACATCTACGCCGGCGGGGCGCGCGAGGCCTGA
- a CDS encoding SlyX family protein yields MNADERLDAIEERLMRLQHDLEQLDATVQGQAAAHDRLAQRCERLEQRLAKLEPEGDSD; encoded by the coding sequence ATGAACGCCGACGAACGCCTCGATGCGATCGAGGAGCGCCTGATGCGCCTGCAGCACGATCTCGAACAGCTCGACGCCACCGTGCAGGGACAGGCCGCGGCCCATGATCGCCTGGCACAGCGCTGCGAGCGGCTGGAGCAACGCCTTGCGAAGCTCGAGCCAGAGGGCGATTCAGACTAA
- a CDS encoding 2-hydroxyacid dehydrogenase, which translates to MHGVILDADSLGPGLDLARLRGQLDSWDWHGHTAPKDTATRIRDADVVITNKVVLDAEAFAGASRLQLVCVAATGVNNVDLDAARGHGVTVCNATGYGTPSVVQHTFALILALATRLPEYQAAVRAGEWSRSPFFCLLDFPITELAGKTLGVIGYGTLGQGVAAIARAFDMDVQVAARPGATEIPVDRVAVGDLLERADVLTLHCPLTEATRGLIGRAELERMKPDALLVNTARGGIVDEAALADALRAGAIGGAGMDVLTQEPPRDGNPLLADDIPNLIVTPHSAWGSQAARQRLVEQVADHIADYLAGRPGNVVAGPEGS; encoded by the coding sequence ATGCACGGTGTAATCCTCGACGCGGACTCCCTCGGACCCGGCCTTGATCTGGCGCGCCTGCGCGGGCAGCTGGACAGCTGGGACTGGCATGGCCATACCGCCCCCAAGGACACCGCCACCCGGATCCGCGATGCGGATGTCGTCATCACGAACAAGGTCGTGCTCGACGCCGAGGCCTTCGCCGGCGCCAGCCGCCTGCAACTGGTATGCGTGGCGGCCACCGGGGTCAACAACGTCGATCTCGACGCGGCCCGCGGGCACGGCGTGACGGTCTGCAACGCGACCGGCTACGGCACCCCTTCGGTGGTTCAGCACACCTTCGCACTGATACTCGCGCTGGCGACCCGGTTGCCGGAATACCAGGCGGCAGTGCGCGCCGGTGAATGGTCGCGCTCGCCGTTTTTCTGCCTCCTCGACTTCCCCATCACCGAGCTGGCCGGCAAAACCCTGGGTGTCATTGGCTACGGGACGCTCGGGCAGGGGGTGGCCGCCATCGCCCGGGCCTTCGACATGGATGTGCAGGTCGCCGCCCGGCCCGGGGCGACCGAGATTCCGGTGGACCGGGTTGCGGTCGGCGATCTGCTCGAGCGGGCCGACGTGCTCACCCTCCACTGCCCGCTCACCGAGGCGACGCGGGGGCTCATCGGCCGCGCGGAACTCGAGCGCATGAAGCCGGATGCACTGCTGGTGAACACAGCCCGCGGTGGCATCGTCGATGAGGCCGCACTGGCCGACGCGCTACGCGCCGGGGCCATCGGCGGTGCCGGCATGGATGTGCTGACGCAGGAGCCGCCGCGCGACGGCAACCCGCTGCTTGCCGACGACATCCCCAACCTGATCGTCACGCCGCACTCCGCCTGGGGCTCGCAGGCCGCCCGCCAGCGCCTGGTCGAACAGGTGGCGGATCACATCGCCGACTACCTGGCCGGCAGACCGGGTAACGTGGTCGCCGGCCCGGAGGGCTCATGA
- the mreD gene encoding rod shape-determining protein MreD, with product MNPRWWLIPLTLAVALMLMMVPLPESVAPARPDWVTLVALYWAMALPQRFGLTFAWIAGILLDVSQGALLGQNALGAVIVVAFALQYHQRLRVAPIAQQALIVTLLLLFKQALVIWTSGLAGRAPEAPWLYFAAPLTALIFWPLLFVVLRDLRRRYQVA from the coding sequence ATGAATCCGCGCTGGTGGCTGATCCCGCTCACGCTGGCCGTGGCCCTGATGCTGATGATGGTGCCACTGCCGGAGTCCGTGGCGCCCGCCCGGCCGGACTGGGTCACGCTGGTGGCGCTCTACTGGGCGATGGCACTGCCCCAGCGCTTCGGCCTGACGTTCGCCTGGATCGCGGGCATCCTGCTGGATGTCTCACAGGGCGCGCTGCTGGGGCAGAACGCGCTCGGGGCCGTGATCGTCGTAGCCTTCGCGCTGCAGTACCACCAGCGCCTGCGGGTCGCACCCATCGCGCAGCAGGCCCTGATCGTGACTCTCCTGCTCCTGTTCAAGCAGGCACTGGTTATCTGGACCAGCGGGCTCGCGGGCCGCGCGCCCGAGGCCCCATGGCTGTATTTCGCGGCGCCGCTGACGGCGCTGATCTTCTGGCCGCTGCTGTTCGTCGTCCTGCGCGACCTGCGGCGGCGCTATCAGGTAGCGTAA
- the mreC gene encoding rod shape-determining protein MreC, translating into MQPLFQQGTGPLARTLFFVLLSATLMVADHRFNQLEQVRGFLSGAIAPLRYAVDLPARFLGWGSDQVRSHGELVERINALERENLRLRARQLKFETLRSENERLRTLLDSSAERDDRVLVAELLSVALDPYRQQVVVNQGERDGVYAGQPLIDAYGVMGQIINTGPFTATALLISDPNHALPVQINRNGLRTIAEGTGEPDRLELRYIPNNADVRVGDLVVSSGLGGRFPPNYPVASVVEVERRPGQPFARVVAAPRAQLDRSREVLLVWPDDAGDGAVTGNGDLAAEEPAPAQDTDDTDASTRGEG; encoded by the coding sequence ATGCAGCCGCTGTTCCAGCAGGGAACCGGTCCGCTGGCGCGGACCCTGTTCTTCGTGTTGCTCTCGGCGACGCTGATGGTGGCCGATCACCGCTTCAATCAGCTTGAACAGGTGCGCGGATTCCTCTCCGGCGCGATCGCGCCGCTGCGCTATGCGGTCGATCTGCCGGCGCGCTTTCTGGGCTGGGGCTCCGATCAGGTGCGATCGCACGGAGAGCTGGTCGAGCGCATCAACGCGCTCGAGCGGGAAAACCTCCGCCTCCGGGCACGTCAGCTCAAATTCGAAACGCTCCGCAGCGAGAATGAGCGCCTCCGGACGCTGCTCGATTCCTCCGCCGAACGCGATGACCGCGTGCTCGTGGCCGAGCTGCTGTCGGTCGCGCTGGACCCCTATCGCCAGCAGGTCGTGGTCAATCAGGGGGAACGCGACGGCGTCTACGCCGGTCAGCCCCTGATCGACGCCTATGGCGTGATGGGGCAGATCATCAACACCGGGCCCTTCACGGCAACCGCCCTGTTGATCTCCGATCCGAACCACGCGCTGCCCGTACAGATCAATCGCAACGGCCTGCGCACGATCGCCGAGGGCACAGGCGAGCCGGACCGGCTGGAATTGCGCTACATCCCCAATAACGCCGATGTCCGCGTCGGTGACCTGGTGGTGAGTTCCGGCCTCGGGGGGCGCTTCCCGCCCAACTACCCCGTCGCCAGCGTGGTCGAGGTCGAGCGCCGACCGGGGCAACCCTTCGCGCGCGTGGTCGCCGCACCACGGGCGCAGCTCGACCGCTCGCGCGAGGTATTGCTCGTATGGCCGGACGATGCCGGCGACGGAGCGGTTACGGGGAACGGCGATCTCGCGGCCGAGGAGCCGGCGCCCGCGCAGGATACGGACGACACCGACGCATCGACGCGGGGTGAGGGATGA
- a CDS encoding rod shape-determining protein — MFSALRGLFSTDLSIDLGTANTLIYVRGKGIVLNEPSVVALRQERGSGAKAIEAYGEEAKRMVGRTPQSITAIRPMRDGVIADFNITEKMLQHFIKKVHESRFFRPSPRVLVCVPCGATQVERRAIRESAAGAGARTVYLVEEPMAAAIGAGMPVSEPQGSMVLDVGGGTSEVAVMSLNGIVYSASVRIGGDKFDEAIVNYVRRNYGALIGEATAERIKHEIGSAYPGKELLEIEVKGRNLSEGVPRALTLNSNEILEALQEPLYGIVSAVKTALEQTPPELGADVAERGIVLTGGGALLGDLDRLLMEETGLPVVVAEDPLTCVCRGGGRILELIDEHGTGFVSVE; from the coding sequence ATGTTCAGCGCTTTACGTGGACTTTTCTCCACCGATCTTTCGATCGACCTTGGCACAGCCAATACCCTTATCTATGTCCGCGGCAAGGGCATCGTGCTCAACGAGCCGTCCGTGGTCGCGCTGCGGCAGGAACGCGGCAGCGGCGCCAAGGCCATCGAGGCGTATGGCGAAGAGGCCAAGCGCATGGTCGGCCGCACGCCGCAGTCGATCACGGCGATCCGCCCGATGCGCGATGGCGTGATCGCGGATTTCAACATCACGGAGAAGATGCTCCAGCACTTCATCAAGAAGGTGCACGAGTCCCGCTTCTTCCGTCCCAGCCCTCGGGTACTGGTCTGCGTGCCCTGTGGCGCGACCCAGGTGGAGCGCCGCGCGATCCGCGAATCGGCCGCCGGCGCCGGCGCCCGCACGGTCTACCTGGTCGAGGAGCCTATGGCGGCCGCGATCGGTGCCGGCATGCCGGTCTCCGAGCCGCAGGGCTCGATGGTGCTGGACGTGGGCGGCGGTACCTCCGAGGTCGCCGTGATGTCGCTCAACGGCATCGTCTACTCGGCCTCGGTGCGGATCGGCGGCGACAAGTTCGACGAGGCGATCGTCAATTACGTCCGCCGCAACTACGGCGCCCTGATCGGCGAGGCGACCGCGGAGCGCATCAAGCACGAGATCGGCTCGGCCTACCCCGGCAAGGAACTGCTCGAGATCGAGGTCAAGGGCCGCAATCTGTCCGAGGGCGTGCCGCGCGCGCTGACGCTGAACAGCAACGAGATTCTCGAGGCCCTGCAGGAACCCCTTTACGGCATCGTCAGTGCGGTGAAGACGGCGCTGGAGCAGACACCGCCCGAACTCGGCGCCGACGTCGCCGAACGCGGTATCGTGCTGACCGGTGGCGGCGCGCTGCTCGGTGACCTCGACCGCCTGCTGATGGAAGAGACCGGCCTCCCCGTGGTCGTGGCCGAGGATCCGCTGACCTGCGTGTGCCGGGGCGGTGGCCGTATCCTCGAGCTGATCGATGAGCACGGCACCGGTTTCGTTTCCGTCGAGTAA
- a CDS encoding RNA polymerase sigma factor: MRNPVRSLQAKRFERVIARCMDHLRRLAVRLTGNADDAEDLLQDLMVRLHPRMDEVAALERPRPWLSRVLYRLFVDEWRRRRSAPDIDTTAEPDDGAGSDALPEDAFEQGLTRVRLQNALDRLPAFQRELVLMHDVEGYTLVEVAEITETPTGTLKSRLHRARTALRADLAGE, from the coding sequence ATGCGAAACCCGGTCCGTTCCCTGCAGGCGAAGCGTTTCGAGCGAGTGATCGCCCGCTGCATGGATCATCTGCGTCGCCTGGCGGTTCGTCTCACCGGAAATGCCGACGACGCCGAAGATCTGCTTCAGGACCTGATGGTGCGCCTGCATCCGCGCATGGACGAGGTGGCGGCGCTTGAGCGCCCGCGCCCCTGGCTGTCGCGCGTGCTGTATCGCCTGTTCGTGGATGAATGGCGGCGTCGGCGCAGTGCGCCGGACATCGATACCACCGCCGAGCCCGACGACGGCGCCGGCAGCGATGCCCTGCCTGAGGATGCATTCGAGCAGGGCCTGACCAGGGTACGGCTGCAGAACGCGCTCGACCGGCTGCCGGCCTTCCAGCGCGAACTGGTGCTGATGCACGACGTTGAAGGCTATACCCTGGTCGAGGTCGCTGAAATCACCGAAACGCCCACGGGGACCCTGAAATCGCGATTGCATCGGGCCCGAACGGCCCTGCGCGCCGATCTTGCGGGCGAGTGA